From Spiroplasma endosymbiont of Amphimallon solstitiale:
TTAAATCTTTTGAACCATCAAGTACTAATATTATTAAATCTGCTTCGTTTAAAGCCTTATGTGATTTATCAATACCTGCTTTTTCGATATCATTTAAAGTATGACGTATACCTGCTGTATCAATTAAATTTAAACTAATATCACCCAAATTAATTTTGCCTTCTACCAGATCTCTTGTTGTTCCTTCTTCATTAGAAACAATAGCTTTATCTTCATTTAAAAGCACATTTAATAGGGAAGATTTTCCAACATTAGGTTTTCCAATAATAACTGTATTAATTCCCTCTTTTATAGTTTTAGTAATTTTACTATGTTCTTTAATAACTTTTATTTTATTTAAAAATTTTTCAACTAAAGGAATAACATTATTAATTGTTTTTTCCTCAACTCCATCGTATTCAGGATAATCAATATTAACTGTTATATTAGCAATTAAAGTTAGTAATTCTGAAGATAATTCATCAATTAGTACTCTTGTTTTACCACTTAAACTATTAATAGCGGTTTTTAAAATAGTATTATTTTCAGCCATAATTAAATCATTAATAGCTTCTGCTTCAATTAAATCAATTTTATCATTTAAATAAGCTCTTCTCGTAAATTCTCCTCTTGTTGCCATTCTCATACCTGTAGATAGTAATAATTGCAAAATTTTTTGTGTTATTAGCACTCCACCATGACAATTAATTTCAATTGTATCTTCACCTGTAAAAGATTTGGGAACGCGATAACATGCCAAAACAACTTGATCAATTTTATTCTTATTATGATCAATAATATATCCTGTTATTAAAGTGTGACCTTTTTGATTTAAAATATCTTTATCAAAAACCTTATTTAATAACTCATAAGTATCTTTTCCTGAAATTCTAATAATACTGATTGCTTGATTTAAAGGTGCAGTTGCAATTGCAGTAATAGTATCATTTAACATTTTTTCCTCTTTTCATTTAAACAATCTAAGATTTTAAATCTTAGATTACTCTAATTTTCCAATCTAATTACTACATGACGGTTATAACCTATACCTTCAGAAAAACTTGATATTCCTTCAATATTTTTAACTATTTCATGTATAATTTTTCTTTGTTTATTAGGCATTGATTCAAAATGAAACATTTCTTTACTTATTCTTATTTTTTTTATAATTTCATATATTCTAATTTTTAAATTTTGTTTTTGAATATTTAAATAATTATTAACATTTATTACTATTTGATAGTTTCTTTTAAATTTTGTTTCTAAATAAGTATGTAAAGCACTAATTGTATAACCTTTTTTGCCAATTAAAATTGAATTTTTATTCTTACAATTAATATTAATATAAAATTTATTGCCATTTAATATTATTTCTTCTTGATAATTTTTTATATTAAAAAGTTCCAATAAATCATGTCATTTATCATTCAAATAATTTTTAATATCATTTTCGTTAAAAATAAAAATTTTAGTAATGGTTTTAAATAAACGTTTTTCTATACCTAATTTTATATAAAATGTCTTGGGTGGTAAATTTTTAATAGTTTTTTCTAAATCAATATTTTTTTTAAATGATTTAATTTCCATCTTTTTTTCTCCACAATATAATAAATTACTTATTTTTTTTAGGTTGAACAACTATTTCAGATTTTGTAAATATCTTTTTAATCTTACTTGAAAATGGTGTACTAATTGTACCATTTTTTTTATAACGACTACGTTTATGTTTATTATAGTAATGAAAACCAAGAGTTTGAAATATTTGTAATATTCCAGAAATAATTCAATAAATGCCTAATCCTGAAGGAGCAACACATACATAAAATAAAAACATAAAAATTATAACGCTTTGAATAATAACTTGTTTTTTTAATGCAGCTTTTGCTTCTTTAGTTTTAATCTTCTGTCGTGAACGATTTAAAAACATCGGTAATAACATAGAAACTAATTGTGTTGGTATATATATAACAATAATTATTAAATACATAAATTGGCCAT
This genomic window contains:
- a CDS encoding protein jag gives rise to the protein MEIKSFKKNIDLEKTIKNLPPKTFYIKLGIEKRLFKTITKIFIFNENDIKNYLNDKWHDLLELFNIKNYQEEIILNGNKFYININCKNKNSILIGKKGYTISALHTYLETKFKRNYQIVINVNNYLNIQKQNLKIRIYEIIKKIRISKEMFHFESMPNKQRKIIHEIVKNIEGISSFSEGIGYNRHVVIRLEN
- the mnmE gene encoding tRNA uridine-5-carboxymethylaminomethyl(34) synthesis GTPase MnmE codes for the protein MLNDTITAIATAPLNQAISIIRISGKDTYELLNKVFDKDILNQKGHTLITGYIIDHNKNKIDQVVLACYRVPKSFTGEDTIEINCHGGVLITQKILQLLLSTGMRMATRGEFTRRAYLNDKIDLIEAEAINDLIMAENNTILKTAINSLSGKTRVLIDELSSELLTLIANITVNIDYPEYDGVEEKTINNVIPLVEKFLNKIKVIKEHSKITKTIKEGINTVIIGKPNVGKSSLLNVLLNEDKAIVSNEEGTTRDLVEGKINLGDISLNLIDTAGIRHTLNDIEKAGIDKSHKALNEADLIILVLDGSKDLSIEDKQLLEKIKHKNYLIAINKTDLRLKLKLDIKNNFNVVKVSAIMGEIENLILGIKNKIVTTEINFDKELLFANTRQLAYLDEIELSISEALKDLKKNISIDLIIVHLQTAWNKILEMQGKKFETDLLDEIFKRFCLGK